The stretch of DNA CATCGCCGCTAGCGTCCACTTTCTCTACTGCATGCAGGACATTGACCAGGGCGGTACCACCACCGGAGACCATTCCTTCTTCCACACCAGCACGGGTGGAGTTGAGGGCGTCTTCGATGCGCAGTTTGCGCTCTTTCAATTCGGTTTCGGTTGCGGCACCCACTTTGATGACGGCTACACCGCCAGCCAATTTGGCCAGACGCTCTTGCAGTTTTTCTTTATCAAATTCGGAAGTGGTATCTTCCAGCTGTTGCCGGATCTGTTTTACACGGCTGTCGATTCCAGCGCGATCACCGGCACCATCGACGACAATGGTATCCTCTTTGGTCACGCGGATTTGACGAGCGCGGCCGAGAGCGCTGAAGTCAGCGGTTTTCAGATCCAGTCCGAGATCTTCGGTGATCACTTGGCCACCGGTCAGGATGGCGATATCCTCCAGCATCGCTTTACGGCGATCGCCGAATCCAGGTGCTTTCACCGCAACAGCATTGAAGGTTCCACGCAGCTTGTTAACCACGAGGGTTGCCAGGGCTTCCCCTTCCAAGTCTTCAGCGATGATCAGGAGAGGCTTGCCTTGTTGCACGACTTTCTCCAGCAACGGCAGGATTTCTTGCACGTTGGTGATTTTCTTATCGGTGATCAGGACATACGGATCATCCAGCACCGCTTCCATTTTGTCGTTGTCCGTCACCATATAAGGGGAGATATAACCGCGGTCGAACTGCATTCCTTCGACCACTTCCAGTTCGGTTATAAACCCTTTGGATTCTTCCACCGTGATCACGCCGTCGTTGCCCACTTTTTCCATGGCTTCGGCAATCAGTTCGCCCACTTCGGTTTCGTTGGCGGAAATGGAAGCCACTTGCGCGATCGATTCGCGGCTTTCAACTGGTTTGGCAATGGTTTTAATCTCTTCCACTGCAGCGTTAACAGCTTTCTCAATCCCGCGGCGGATTACCATCGGGTTGGCACCGGCGGCCACGTTTTTCAGCCCTTCACGGATCATCGCTTGTGCCAAAACCGTTGCAGTGGTGGTTCCGTCACCAGCCACATCGTTGGTTTTGGTAGCCACTTCTTTCACCAGTTGGGCACCCATGTTTTCAAACTTGTCTTCCAGCTCGATATCTTTAGCAATCGTCACCCCGTCGTTGGTGATCAGCGGAGAACCGAATTTTTTCTCCAACACGACGTTACGCCCTTTGGGACCTAGGGTCACTTTTACAGCATTGGCCAAAGCGTCCACACCGTTCAGCATCGAGCGGCGGGCATCTTCACCAAACTTGATTTCTTTCGCCATTCTCGCTTCACCCTCCTATGTAGGGATTTCTATTGGTAAGAGGTTGTTCCGAATCAGTCGACGACGGCCAGGATGTCACTCTCCCGCAGGATGAGGTATTCCTTATCGCCCACTTTTACTTCCGTACCCGCGTATTTGGAGAAAATGACGCGGTCGCCCTCCTTCACTTCCAGTGCCACTTTTTGACCATTTTCAAAACGGCCGGTACCAACAGCGACGATTTTCCCCTCCTGGGGCTTCTCCTTAGCCGTTTCCGGCAGCACGATGCCGCTAGCGGTTTTCTCTTCTTGCTCGATCGCTTCTAGAACCACACGATCTCCCAACGGTTTGATCACGACAAAACACCCTCCTTCTTGAGGTGGACATTTTCGGCTTGTTAGCACTCGCATCAACCGAGTGCTAACACCATAAACAATGATATATTCCTCAGTTTGATTTTGCAAGCCCTTCCGGCGAAAAAATTGCCCCCGCTGTACTGGAAAAAGAAACAAACCCGGTTAGATCGGGTTTGAACAGAGAACGCGAGAATCCCGATACCGATCCACACCGGTAAATCACGTGCTCCATCAGAAAAGGTTAAGCTACCCTGTAAGACAATCGGGAGTAGAGTTCCGTCTTTATTCCCTGACTCACACGCACAAGTTTGACCCTCGGTTGCGATGCTCCTGGGTACCTGGCAGAGGCCATGCGATTAAACAACCGATCGCATGAAGCCTTTTAGCTGGATTAATCTTTTGGCTGCTCCCCCCACCAGTCGGCCTCCGAGCCGGGGGTGGCTTCTCTCTCCTGCCACGACGCCTCGTATGCTTCCTCTTCCGCTTTCATCTTGCGATAGATGCGCATGGAAAAGAAGATGCTTACCTCATACAGACCGATTAGGGGAAGTGCGACCAGGATATTAGAAATAAAGTCCGGCGGGGTGATAAAAGCCGCCAGCACCACCATCGCCAGATAGGCGAACTTGCGCCCTTTTTTCAATATTTCCGGGTTTAGAATCCGGATTCGCGTCAAAAAGAGAATGATCACCGGCAGTTCAAACAAAAGGCCGATTGGAATCACAATCCGAAACATAAAGCGAAAAAATTCGTACATTCCGTAGGTTTCCGTCGCCCCCAAAGAAGCCGTTAACAGGGATAAAAAGCCGATTATAAACGGCAAAATCAAAAAATAGCCAAACAGAAGTCCTAGGATGAGCAAGACGACGGATAAGGGAATATAACGCAATGTCGCTCGCTGCTCCTGTTTCGTCAGACCCGGCTGAACAAACCGCCACGCCTGATACAAAGCCACCGGCGAGGTTAGAACCAGACTGACGACAAAGGCAAAATTCATAAAGATGCTCAAGGATTCCGCTGGAGAAAAGATATGCAGCTCAAGATTACGTCCCAGGGGACCACTTAATATATCCGTCGTAATCCAATCGATAATCGGTTTGGCACACACAAATCCCACAATCAAAAACAAGACGAAAAACATCAACACGATGATGATTCGCTTCCGCATTTCACCTAGATGTTCCGTCCAACGCTGTTCTCGATCCGTCATCACTTCCGGGCTGGTGTAGCCGCCTCTGTTTCGTTGCTATAAGCGTAAAGTCGCTTCATCGACCACACCAACCCTCCCTCACTCTCACGGAAAAATTAAATATCGGACCCACTTCACTCTCTATCTCGATCAAACCAATCTCATAGATAGCCGCCAGACTGGTGTAATGTCTCAAACCCTTTGGAAGCAAAGGGGCTTATCCAATGATTGGTGAAATCGCTACACTACCTTTCGTGATCCCGTTCTCCAACCTCCAGCACCGGAAGATCTTCGTCGATAGGGAAGTTTTTCAGGAAGTAGATCAAAGTTTGCAGTTCAATTGTCAAATCGATGTTGTGCATACGCACATGAGGGGGCACGGTCAGTCGGACGGGGGTAAAATTCATGATCCCGCGAATGCCAGCATCCACAATCATATCTACCGTCGCCTGGGCCACGGTAGCAGGAACCGTCAGGATCGCCACCTCCACTTGGTGCAACTCAACCACTTCCTGAAAGCGTTCCATCGAAAAGACCGGAATCCCGTCCACCTCTTTGCCCACTTTTGAGATATCCGCATCAAAACCGGCTACGATTTTCGTGTTATGGCTGCGGTAAAAATTGTAGCCCAGCAAAGCGGTTCCCAAATGCCCCACACCAACCAGAACGACATTGGTCACCTCATCCTGATGAAGGAAATCGCGTAAAAATTGCAATAGGTAGTTGACATTATATCCGTAACCCTTTTTGCCCAGCTCACCCAGATAGGAAAGATCGCGACGGATGGTAGCTGGATCAATCTGCAATGCATCGCTCAGTTGAGAGGACGAAATACGCTTTTTCCCGATTGCGTGCAATTTCTCCAGATATCGATAATAGAGGGGCAACCGCTTGGCAGTCACCTGCGGTATTTTTCCTTCAGACATACAGCATCACCCCCGTTTGGCCGTTTATATTTATCACCCTCGTTTAGGTGTTTCTATCCTTTTTTTCCAAGTGGAGTGTCAAATTCAATCCGGTAAACACCTCGTGTCGTCTCTCCTGTCAGTGCCGACGCTTTTCAACAGTTTATCAACAATTCCTTGCCTCGATACCTCAACAGGAATGAAGGCCACCGTAGCCCAACTGCACGATATCATGGCGAGTAATGCGTTTCCCTACCAATATCCGCGGCAAAAACACATCAAATGACGTGTATTCATCATGAATGACGCAACCCGGCAAACCGAGTATCGGCGTTTGCTGATAATAAGCCACCATCAACATCGACCCTGGCAGCATCGGCGTTCCATAGCTGATAACATCCGCCCCCAGTGCTTTGATTGCCCCTGGTGTGCGATCATCGGGATCGACGGACATACCGCCGGTAACGCAAACCAAGTCCGCACCCTGTTCAACAAATGCCCGCACTTGCTCAATGATACGATCCTTTTCGTCACTGGCCAAGGTTTGACCCATGATAACGGAGCCAAAGCGTTCCACTTTTTCCTGCACCACCGGGCCAAAGCGATCCTGAATACGACCGTGGTACACCTCACTGCCGGTGATCACCACCCCGACTTTGCGCTGCGGAAACGGGACAACCTCCAGCACAGGCAATGTTGCATCGGCTAGTGCGGCTGCTTCCACCTGTCTCAGTCGCTCTTCCGGATAGAGAAGCGGGATCACGCGTGTTGCAGCCACGATGTCTTCCTTTTTAACGGGGATATCCGTTTTTCGAGTGGATAACACCGCCTGTTCCACCTGATTAATCCCATGGACACGGTTTGCATCCACCTGTAATAATCCATCTCGTTCCGCCACCAGGTTAACTTTCCCTTCCCGGGGCTGGGTCAAGGTCAATCCCGTTCCACATACCGCCGTAGCGATGCGAAGAGCAGCATCGTTCTCGTGCCACTCTCCTTCCGCAATCTCCAGTACATATAAGTGCTCCTTGCCGATGGACAACAAGGCTTCCCGATCCTCTTCACGAACCACATGCCCTTTTCGAAACAAGGGACCTTTATATTTTCCGGGGAGCACCTGGGTCAAGTCATGGGCCAATACGAGCCCCACCGCTTCGGAGACATGAACCTCCCGCAACTTGCTCTTCATTTTTTAACTCCCCCTCGATTTCCCAATGCTACTCTCTTTATTGTAACAAGCGGGGCTGGGCATGTGTAGATTTTCACATTTCTTTAACTGTTTCATCCCGCTTAGCAGTATCTCAATTGATTTTTATTGCTGAAGAATGCAATTGTAGTATGCTAATATTGAACTCATCGAACTAGAAGGAGTCACAACATGAAAATCGGAATTATCGGCGCTATGACGGAAGAAGTCTCCCTCTTGCGGGAACGGATGAACCGCGCAGACATCGAGACGATCGCCGGTTCAACCTGTCACACCGGAACCATCGACGGCATCGATGTCGTTATTTTGCAATCCGGCATCGGCAAGGTAAATGCGGCCATCGGCACCACCTTGATGATTCAAAACCAACAACCGGACTATATCATCAACAGCGGTTGCGCCGGTGGTTTTCACCCCGATTTGGCCGTGGGTGACATTGTGATCTCAACGGAAATTCGCCACCACGATGTGGATGCCACCATTTTTGGCTATGAGTATGGACAAGTACCCCAGATGCCCGCTTTTTACCAAGCGGACCCCGTGTTGGTGACGATGGCGGCAAAAGCTGCACAAACCCACCTCGATCTACGGGTTCACCAGGGATTGATCGCTTCCGGGGATTCATTTATGAGTGACGATAATCGTGTCGCCTTGATTAAATCCAAGTACCCACACTTGTACGCCGCAGAGATGGAGGCTGCCGCCATCGCTCAGGTTTGCCACCAGTTTCGCATTCCTTTTGTTGTTATCCGCTCCATCTCCGATATCGCCGGCCAAGATGCCAAGTTATCCTATGAACAATTTATGGAACTGGCGGCGGAACGATCAGCACAAATCGCCCTATCGATGCTGGCACAATTGGGACAACATAGCAGAGGAGTGAAGGTCCATGCCTAAAAAAATGAACGTGGAAAGTTTTGAACTGGATCACACCAAAGTAGCAGCCCCCTACGTTCGCCTGGCGGGCACCAAAAAAGGGCTTAACGGGGATGAAATTCATAAATACGATATCCGTTTCTGCCAACCCAACCAAGAACATATGGAGATGGCGGGACTCCATTCGCTGGAACACCTGATGGCGGAAAATATCCGTAACCACCTGGACAACGTGGTCGACTTAAGTCCCATGGGTTGCCAAACCGGCTTTTATCTCTCGGTGATCAACCATAACGATTGCGATGAAATCCTGGATGTGCTGGCCAAAACCTTAAACGATGTGCTGGCAGCGGATGAAGTGCCCGCCTGTAATGTAGTCCAATGCGGTTGGGCTGCCAACCACAGCCTTGAAGGAGCACAAGCAATCGCTCGCCGTATGTTGGCGGGCAAGGATGAGTGGAAGCAGGTGTTTGCGGAGTGAGGGGATTTTGGTGAAAGCGTGGAAGCGGACTCGCGAACGAGCAAAGCGGGACATAGATGCGATGTAAATGGAAGAGGAAGAGCGGGCAAGCGGGGAGACACTCGCTTGCCCGATTTTTTTGAAACCGTAAACTCAACTCAGAAAAGGGATGCAGTCATTTCCAAAATTTTGATTTATATCGCAAACTACACCGACCAATGTCGCATTCTTCACGAAGGTACGTTCCATGCCCCTATATTTCGTTCTCCGATTTGATCCTTTCTGGTGTCTGGAGATAATCTGTTGCATTCATTAGTGCTCACCCCACCCATCCCTCCTCCGTCATCACTCCTGCCATCGGCACATCATGAGCCTCAGGAAATACCGTCGGCACGATTTGGAAGGCGTAGGCGACACCGAGGGCGACCGTATTCTTTCCTTCGTCTGCAAAAAAACGGTCAAAATAGCCCCCGCCGTACCCTAAGCGATAGCCGCGCCGGTCAAAGGCGACACCAGGGACTAAGGCTAGATCCACTTCTGCCGCCTTTACCTCGGTATGCGGCAGTCCGGCAGGTTCCATGATGCCGAAAGCACCAAGTGACAACTCGTCCCACCCTTGGACACGGTACAGGTGCAGGGTGCGCTCCTCCTTTAAGGCGCGGGGAAGGATCACCCCTTTTTCCTCCTGCCACGCCCACTCCATCAACAGACGCAGATCCACTTCATTGCGATGAGGCATCGTATACAGCACCCGCTTTGCCTCACGGTATAACGGATGCCGATGGAGATGTCGACAGATTTCAAGGGAATGCTTACGCACAACAGCCGCGTCCAACGCTTCCCGCCGCCGCAGCCACTGTCGGCGCAGCTCTTGTTTGGTAGATGGGTCCATCATCGCATGGGTCCACTTCCTGGACCGCTCCCTCCTTTTTGCTGCTGTTATCCAATCACAGCCCCATTTTTCGATGGTGGCGATGTCATCAGTCTCGATCCGTTTTTTGTCGATCAAGGAATTATCTACTCCCACCACTGACACAATTCGATTATAACGCTCATGTTCTTTCCACGTATTATAGCACTCACATCCGAAAGCCTTTCCCCTTTTCCCTGTGATCGGCTACAATGGAAACGGTGGAACATGGAAGGGTGAAAATGGTGAGTATCCTGCAAGTGCAAAAGATCCACAAATCCTTTGGAGGCACCGTCGTCCTTGACGGAGTTAACCTCCAGGTAGAGGATAGAGAGCGGGTGGGTCTAATCGGACCCAACGGCGCCGGGAAATCGACGCTGCTAAAAATCATCACCGGCCGCCTTCCCGCTGATGAAGGCGAAATCGCCGTACCCAAAAGTGCCCGGATCGGTTATTTAGCCCAGGAGTTTGAAACCGATTCCGCCGGTGTAATTTGGGACGAAGTGATGCGGGCATTTGCCTCCTTACGGGAGCAGGAGAAGAAGCTGCGGGAGATGGAAGCCCGTATGGGGGACGAGACGGTCCTAGCGGATGAAAGCCAGTATGAGTCGCTATTGGCCCAATATGCCCGCCTACAGGAATCCTTTGAACGAGATGGCGGCTATGACTACGAAGCGCGGGCAAAGGGAGCGCTAAACGGCCTTGGGTTAGGTACACTCGATTGGAATTCGACTCCAGTTCAATCCCTCAGCGGTGGGCAGAAGACGCGGCTTGCCTTGGCGCGGTTGCTGTTGGAACAACCCGATCTGATCATTTTAGATGAGCCGACCAACTATCTGGATATGGATGCCCTCTCCTGGTTGGAACATACATTGGAATCGTATCCTCACGCAGTGTTGGTCGTCTCCCACGATCGCTATTTTCTCGATCGCATCGTCACCGTCATCTATGAGGTGGAACGGACACGGGTTACCCGCTACCCCGGAAACTATACCGATTACATCCGACAGCGGGAAGAGCGGCTGGCACAGTGGGCAAAGGAATATGAACAACAGCAAACGGAAATCAAACGGATGGAGGATTTTGTCCAGCGCAATCTAGCACGAGCCTCCACTACCAAACGGGCTCAGAGCAGGCGTAAGGCGTTAGAACGGATGGATAAACTGGAAAAACCACCAGGTGAACGAAACCGCGCCGCCATCCGTTTTGAAACCCGCACCCGCACCGGCAAAGAGGTGCTGACCACCGACGATCTAACCGCCGGTTATCCAGGGTCACCCCCTCTGATCCGTTCCTGCGATCTCCAGTTGGAACGGGGAGATCGGGTAGCTCTCGTCGGTCCCAACGGCGCCGGAAAATCGACGTTGTTAAAAACACTGGCAGGCAAATTGAAGCCGTTGGCGGGCACCATCCGTTGGGGCAGCGGTGTAGAGCTGGATGATTACGATCAGGAACAAGAAGAGCTGAACGGAGAAGCGACAGTATTGGATGAAGTGTGGAATGCACACCCGCGTTTAAACCAGACGGAAATTCGTTCCTATCTAGGGCAATTTTTGTTTAACGGTGACGCCGTCTTTAAACAAGTTAAGGACCTAAGCGGAGGGGAAAAAGCGCGTCTCTCTTTGGTAAAACGCCTGCTGAACCAAGCCAATATGCTGTTGATGGATGAACCGACCAACCACTTGGACATGGACAGCAAAGAACGGCTCGAGGAAGCCTTGGAGGGGTTTGCGGGCACGTTGCTGTTTGTCTCCCACGATCGTTATCTGATCAAACGCCTGGCCAACCGCGTCTGGGAAGTGCGAAACGGCGATGTACTTGTTTATGAGGGCAACTATGATGCATTCCGGGAACAAGTGCGGCAGCGGGAGCAAGCACAGACAGAGCAAATCGCTTCTCCAACCGCTCCTTCTCACCATGAATCCCTCCGCCAACAACGCCAACGCGAGCGAGAGACCCGTCGCCTTCAGCAGGAGGCGGAGGCGCTAGAACAGGAAATCGAAGCTTTAGAAGAGGAGATTGCCTGGATTGAAGCGGAGCTGTGCAAACCGGAGGTTTACCAAGACCCCAACAAAAACCTTCCCCTGCAAGAGCGATTAATGGAACGACAACAAACCTTATCCGCCAAAACGGAACGTTGGGCGGAAATCGCCGAGTAACGCGACAATTGTTAATCCATCTTTGATGACACCTTTTTTGCTAAGCGAGACCCAGGACCGAAGTAACTAAGGTAAGACCTGTGCTCAATCGAAGACATCCCACCCGTTTAACCGTTCCATAGTAGGTTTTTCGGTATATCAACGCTCCGTGCTTTGTCAGCACGGAGCCTTTTTTAATCACAGAAAAGATCGCAATTCATATTCTTCAATCCATCGGCAAAATATACTCCGTTCCACATCTCTTCGTCGGTTCACGTAATTCATCATAGTTGAAGTCATGAGGCTCTGAGGTTACATACATCGTCACGTTTTTCCAACCGATCAACCTTTCACGGGTATAATCGAATTTCACCTGATAAAATTCGCATGCATCAACTTTCTCTCGAAATGCCGGGTATGAAATCTCTTGATAAAAAACCAACCGATAAGCGAAAATCGCAGCAACAACGAAACATACCAATGCAACACCCGGTATCCAAAAAAGGCGTTTGTACATCATCGTTCTCCCATCTAGGAAAATTAGGCAAAAAAGAGCAACAACTCCCTTTACATCCCTTCTCCTATTCCTTAATCTTAATAACCTTGCTAAACTTAACTTTATCCTAGATTGAGGAAATCAGGAATTCGAAAACTAACAATGGGGAGAGCTGTCTATCGGTTTCTCTCCAATCAGGGATCATCACAGGAGGAACACAGATGAAGTTGCCAACGTTTTTATTTATGCGTATTGGAAGTGTCGCTGTTCTCGCTGTTCTTATGATACTGGCTGGCTGCTCGTTACCCGATTTAGGAACGTCAAGTTCCGAATCCGTCAATCAATCGGACTCCAACTCTGACAGTGATTCATCACAGCCACCAGAACAAATCACAGGTGTCCTCTTAAAACAACAGGAAGGGAAGGGCAATCCCCAACGATATGGCTCTGTTTCAGTGTATGACGCATGCACGGTGCTTCCACTGAAGGCATTAACCGATCTCGGGCTGGAGCATGGTGACCAAACTGATTTTAAAGCCCGATCGGCCGTTCGTTCCATTCATCTGGCGGAATCTGTCCCTGCCGCCGTTACAGGGGTAGGGGTGTTAGATGGTGTGAGCAAGTGTACTTATTCAATTGAAGGAGAACATATTTCTCTCGATATCTATCAACCGCCGTTTAATGCAGAGAATGTACTGCAGAGACAGCTGGAGGTCCCAACCAATCAAGGTGGCCAGTTCCGCACGGAACAAGGGGTGCCGTTAGCGGTATGGCAAGGGCCATCTGGGTGGTATTTTGTAATCGATAAACAAGATGTGGTCGTGCAAGGATATTTGCCGCTAGAGAAGCCGAATTACGGCAATTACAATCTGGAACAGTTGACAGAAGAGATTGCAAAACAAGTGATCGCAAACCTCAACCAGGGACCGACAGCACCTGCTCAATATCAATACGACTCCCCTTATCAGGGTATCCCCGCTCCCTGTAAAGTTGTATCTGCAGAAGCTTTTGAGCAATCATTTGGAGAGCCCGCCAGCGGACAAATTGAGGCAACATACTATGCCGGCGAGTTTCAAACAACAAATTTTGGTATAACCTCAGTCCCCAACATCACAACGGAATGCAACCGTTCCAACCTGGTCCCCTCCGGCAATTCCAATCGTGCCTATCGGTCCGTCGATGTCAAATTCTCACACTATCGCGACGAAAAATGGGCCAAGTCCGATTTCAAAATCTGTAACCCGGACGCTCCCAACTCCGATCTTCATCAGGCAAAGGTACTGGATATCGAGATCGGTGACAGCCCCGTCTGTTTGACGAAGAGCAACGAGACTCACAATCTATTCAATTTCCGTGTCGGCAAGACGATTGTCCAGATGGAGACATGGCGAGAAGATCCCGATAACTCCGATCCGCAAAAACTGGCACAGAAGCTGGAGCCGATGGCGAAAGCAATCGCCGAAAACCTAAAGTAATGAACTAGTATATTTTAATAATTAATAAAATAATTGCTAACGGTAAAAAAACAATGATAAAATCGCCTTAATTCAACAAGGAAGTGGAATCCTCAATCGTACGAGCTTAAGATTAGAAACCAATGGCATCAATTCGAACCACAAAACTAACCGATGAAAAGGAAGTGTCCTTATCATGAAATTCCTGAGCAAATTTCAACGGAGAGCATTTCCCACCAAATCAAAAAAGATCGCAATCATCCGTCTGGGAGCAGTTGCGTCTCTTTCGGTCGTCATGGTTTTATCCGGCTGCTCGTTGCCCGACTTCAACTCAAAAAACCCAGATGCTTCAGAGGAAAAAGAAGCATCCGGGCAGAGTGAAACCATTGCGGGCCCCCTTCTCAAGCAGCAAGCAGGAGAAGGTGATGCCAACAGCTACGGTTCAGTTCAAGTGTTTGACGGCTGCTCTGTCATACCGATCAAAACGTTAACCGATCTTGGCCTAAACTACACCGAACAGTCGACAGTCACAGCCGCCTACCTTGCCGAAAGTGTTCCTCCCGATCGAGCGATTGAACGAGCGACCCCCTTCGATGGTGTCGGCAAGTGTATATATAATTTTGGAGAAGATCTGGTCGCAGTAGATGTTCTTCAGCCACCATTTAACGAAGAAAGAGAATTGGAAAGTAGAATGGGAAGACCAGAACGGCAAGGCGCTGAGCTTCGCACGGAGCAGGGGATGCAAGTAGCCGTGTGGCAGGATGAGGAGGAACCGGTGAAATGGCAATTTATCATCGGGAAGCAAGATCTCGTCATAGATGGCTATACAAAACTTGAACAGTCAAAGTACGGCAAACGCACGCCGGAACAGGTAGCTAACGCAATCGCAAAACAGGCCATGGCAAACATCTCCAAAGAACCAATCGCACCGATTCAGCATCAATACGACGCGCCCTACGACGATGTACCTGATCCATGTGAAGTCGTATCTGCGGAAGCCTTTCAACAATCATATGGGGAGCCTGCAAGCGGTTATGTAGAGGCCACCTACTATGCTGGTGATGCGGAGTTTAAGCCTGACAAAGGTCCCATGATCTCCCGTACGGAAACTTCGTGCCGTCGCTCCAATCTAGTTCCTTC from Desmospora activa DSM 45169 encodes:
- a CDS encoding ABC-F family ATP-binding cassette domain-containing protein, producing the protein MVSILQVQKIHKSFGGTVVLDGVNLQVEDRERVGLIGPNGAGKSTLLKIITGRLPADEGEIAVPKSARIGYLAQEFETDSAGVIWDEVMRAFASLREQEKKLREMEARMGDETVLADESQYESLLAQYARLQESFERDGGYDYEARAKGALNGLGLGTLDWNSTPVQSLSGGQKTRLALARLLLEQPDLIILDEPTNYLDMDALSWLEHTLESYPHAVLVVSHDRYFLDRIVTVIYEVERTRVTRYPGNYTDYIRQREERLAQWAKEYEQQQTEIKRMEDFVQRNLARASTTKRAQSRRKALERMDKLEKPPGERNRAAIRFETRTRTGKEVLTTDDLTAGYPGSPPLIRSCDLQLERGDRVALVGPNGAGKSTLLKTLAGKLKPLAGTIRWGSGVELDDYDQEQEELNGEATVLDEVWNAHPRLNQTEIRSYLGQFLFNGDAVFKQVKDLSGGEKARLSLVKRLLNQANMLLMDEPTNHLDMDSKERLEEALEGFAGTLLFVSHDRYLIKRLANRVWEVRNGDVLVYEGNYDAFREQVRQREQAQTEQIASPTAPSHHESLRQQRQRERETRRLQQEAEALEQEIEALEEEIAWIEAELCKPEVYQDPNKNLPLQERLMERQQTLSAKTERWAEIAE
- a CDS encoding molybdopterin-binding protein produces the protein MKSKLREVHVSEAVGLVLAHDLTQVLPGKYKGPLFRKGHVVREEDREALLSIGKEHLYVLEIAEGEWHENDAALRIATAVCGTGLTLTQPREGKVNLVAERDGLLQVDANRVHGINQVEQAVLSTRKTDIPVKKEDIVAATRVIPLLYPEERLRQVEAAALADATLPVLEVVPFPQRKVGVVITGSEVYHGRIQDRFGPVVQEKVERFGSVIMGQTLASDEKDRIIEQVRAFVEQGADLVCVTGGMSVDPDDRTPGAIKALGADVISYGTPMLPGSMLMVAYYQQTPILGLPGCVIHDEYTSFDVFLPRILVGKRITRHDIVQLGYGGLHSC
- a CDS encoding S-ribosylhomocysteine lyase — encoded protein: MPKKMNVESFELDHTKVAAPYVRLAGTKKGLNGDEIHKYDIRFCQPNQEHMEMAGLHSLEHLMAENIRNHLDNVVDLSPMGCQTGFYLSVINHNDCDEILDVLAKTLNDVLAADEVPACNVVQCGWAANHSLEGAQAIARRMLAGKDEWKQVFAE
- a CDS encoding 5-formyltetrahydrofolate cyclo-ligase gives rise to the protein MIDKKRIETDDIATIEKWGCDWITAAKRRERSRKWTHAMMDPSTKQELRRQWLRRREALDAAVVRKHSLEICRHLHRHPLYREAKRVLYTMPHRNEVDLRLLMEWAWQEEKGVILPRALKEERTLHLYRVQGWDELSLGAFGIMEPAGLPHTEVKAAEVDLALVPGVAFDRRGYRLGYGGGYFDRFFADEGKNTVALGVAYAFQIVPTVFPEAHDVPMAGVMTEEGWVG
- the mtnN gene encoding 5'-methylthioadenosine/S-adenosylhomocysteine nucleosidase, with translation MKIGIIGAMTEEVSLLRERMNRADIETIAGSTCHTGTIDGIDVVILQSGIGKVNAAIGTTLMIQNQQPDYIINSGCAGGFHPDLAVGDIVISTEIRHHDVDATIFGYEYGQVPQMPAFYQADPVLVTMAAKAAQTHLDLRVHQGLIASGDSFMSDDNRVALIKSKYPHLYAAEMEAAAIAQVCHQFRIPFVVIRSISDIAGQDAKLSYEQFMELAAERSAQIALSMLAQLGQHSRGVKVHA
- the groES gene encoding co-chaperone GroES, giving the protein MIKPLGDRVVLEAIEQEEKTASGIVLPETAKEKPQEGKIVAVGTGRFENGQKVALEVKEGDRVIFSKYAGTEVKVGDKEYLILRESDILAVVD
- the groL gene encoding chaperonin GroEL (60 kDa chaperone family; promotes refolding of misfolded polypeptides especially under stressful conditions; forms two stacked rings of heptamers to form a barrel-shaped 14mer; ends can be capped by GroES; misfolded proteins enter the barrel where they are refolded when GroES binds), with amino-acid sequence MAKEIKFGEDARRSMLNGVDALANAVKVTLGPKGRNVVLEKKFGSPLITNDGVTIAKDIELEDKFENMGAQLVKEVATKTNDVAGDGTTTATVLAQAMIREGLKNVAAGANPMVIRRGIEKAVNAAVEEIKTIAKPVESRESIAQVASISANETEVGELIAEAMEKVGNDGVITVEESKGFITELEVVEGMQFDRGYISPYMVTDNDKMEAVLDDPYVLITDKKITNVQEILPLLEKVVQQGKPLLIIAEDLEGEALATLVVNKLRGTFNAVAVKAPGFGDRRKAMLEDIAILTGGQVITEDLGLDLKTADFSALGRARQIRVTKEDTIVVDGAGDRAGIDSRVKQIRQQLEDTTSEFDKEKLQERLAKLAGGVAVIKVGAATETELKERKLRIEDALNSTRAGVEEGMVSGGGTALVNVLHAVEKVDASGDELTGVKIVLRALEEPLRQIAFNAGLEGSVIVERAKKEDVGIGFNAATGEWVNMIKAGIVDPAKVTRSALQNAASVAAMVLTTEAVVADQPEEEAAAPGADMGGMGGMGGMM
- a CDS encoding redox-sensing transcriptional repressor Rex produces the protein MSEGKIPQVTAKRLPLYYRYLEKLHAIGKKRISSSQLSDALQIDPATIRRDLSYLGELGKKGYGYNVNYLLQFLRDFLHQDEVTNVVLVGVGHLGTALLGYNFYRSHNTKIVAGFDADISKVGKEVDGIPVFSMERFQEVVELHQVEVAILTVPATVAQATVDMIVDAGIRGIMNFTPVRLTVPPHVRMHNIDLTIELQTLIYFLKNFPIDEDLPVLEVGERDHER
- the tatC gene encoding twin-arginine translocase subunit TatC, translated to MTDREQRWTEHLGEMRKRIIIVLMFFVLFLIVGFVCAKPIIDWITTDILSGPLGRNLELHIFSPAESLSIFMNFAFVVSLVLTSPVALYQAWRFVQPGLTKQEQRATLRYIPLSVVLLILGLLFGYFLILPFIIGFLSLLTASLGATETYGMYEFFRFMFRIVIPIGLLFELPVIILFLTRIRILNPEILKKGRKFAYLAMVVLAAFITPPDFISNILVALPLIGLYEVSIFFSMRIYRKMKAEEEAYEASWQEREATPGSEADWWGEQPKD